Proteins co-encoded in one Conexivisphaerales archaeon genomic window:
- a CDS encoding tyrosine--tRNA ligase has product METDKRVELAIRPPTQEVITQEELRKLFEEKEKPGHYIGLEISGLLHLGSLVLTGFKLRDLTAAGVNTTVYLADWHSAINRKLGGDWDRIRQAAEYYEDAFRFFVPGVRIVLGSDLYRGNDNYWKNVLEFSKHVSVARATRTLTIMGRSSKEKLDLAQYFYPPMQGVDIHELQADIAHAGMDQRKVHMLAREVYPKLGWKPPVALHHELLLGLRKPEGAGLDEEEEQDIIVSSKMSKSHPEASIFIHDSREEIESKMQRAFCPPGEVKMNPVLQYVRLLVFHEKKEFKVERPAKFGGDIIFTSYQEVEKTYSEGKLHPADLKFAVAKEIDEMVRDIRKHFERKVDAIKALLI; this is encoded by the coding sequence ATGGAAACAGATAAGAGGGTCGAGCTGGCTATCAGGCCTCCAACCCAAGAGGTAATTACACAGGAAGAGCTGAGAAAGCTGTTTGAGGAGAAGGAGAAGCCAGGACACTACATAGGCCTGGAGATAAGCGGGCTACTTCACCTTGGAAGCCTAGTACTTACCGGGTTCAAGCTGAGAGACCTGACAGCTGCGGGTGTGAACACTACAGTCTATCTGGCTGACTGGCACAGCGCGATCAACAGAAAGCTTGGAGGAGACTGGGATAGGATAAGGCAGGCTGCTGAGTACTATGAAGATGCTTTCAGATTCTTTGTGCCTGGAGTGAGAATCGTTCTAGGCAGCGACCTGTACAGAGGAAATGATAACTACTGGAAGAACGTGCTGGAGTTCAGCAAGCATGTGTCAGTTGCAAGGGCAACAAGAACACTTACCATAATGGGAAGAAGCTCGAAGGAGAAGCTGGACCTGGCGCAGTACTTTTACCCTCCGATGCAGGGAGTAGATATCCATGAACTTCAGGCTGATATAGCTCATGCAGGGATGGACCAGAGAAAGGTGCACATGCTTGCAAGGGAAGTCTACCCAAAGCTCGGATGGAAACCGCCTGTTGCACTTCATCATGAACTGCTCCTAGGTCTGAGAAAACCGGAGGGGGCTGGGCTGGATGAAGAGGAGGAGCAGGACATAATCGTATCGAGCAAGATGAGCAAGAGCCACCCTGAGGCATCTATATTCATACACGACAGCAGGGAAGAGATAGAGAGCAAGATGCAGAGGGCATTCTGCCCACCGGGTGAAGTTAAAATGAATCCAGTGCTGCAATACGTCAGACTACTAGTCTTCCATGAGAAGAAGGAATTCAAAGTAGAGAGGCCTGCAAAGTTCGGAGGTGATATCATCTTTACATCGTATCAGGAAGTAGAAAAGACCTACTCTGAGGGAAAACTTCACCCAGCAGATTTGAAGTTTGCTGTTGCCAAGGAGATCGACGAGATGGTGAGGGATATCAGAAAGCACTTTGAAAGAAAAGTCGATGCAATAAAGGCGCTTTTGATCTGA